TAAAATAGGCAAAGATAACAGATGACTAAATCTGGTAAATGTTGCAATTGCATGCCTGTTTCTTTGTAAAATTTTTGTAAGCGATAGGTTAATGTATTTCGATGAATATAGAGATGCTCTGCTGCTTGTGATAAGTTACCTTGGTGTTCGAATAAAGTTTGGATTAAACTACTATATTCATTATTTTGTCGAATAATTTGTTGTAGTGGCTGCAATAATTCTGTTTGTTGTAAAGCATGACGTCCTATTTTCCGGATGAGAATAGGGGTTAATGTTTCAAAACGGACACTAGCATCATGCTGGAATGTATGTTCCACTAAGGCTAATTCATGCTGATACTGAATTGGTAAATTCATAGTTAATGGATGTGTATAGCCGATAATGACACGCGTTGACGTATCAAAGTCAGTGTCCAATGTCTGGATTAATGCATGAAGTAATTCACCATCAAAATCATCAACTGCTTTAATTTTTAATAAGATGGTAAAGCGTTTAGGTGAGAGTTGAAACCATTCGATAACTGGTGGAAAAGCTTCCTTAAATGTAGATAGCCATAAATCAAAGTTATCATCATGCTTAGCTTGTTTA
The genomic region above belongs to Aerococcaceae bacterium zg-1292 and contains:
- a CDS encoding helix-turn-helix domain-containing protein; amino-acid sequence: MIQTIQQLYPSAILNPDNPDSLIATHHHLTIEGQTLAIPKTAIQAKELALLSALIKEQPNSQPKSHWQKFLEKSSQNVPIITGNLQVLHIEFKQAKHDDNFDLWLSTFKEAFPPVIEWFQLSPKRFTILLKIKAVDDFDGELLHALIQTLDTDFDTSTRVIIGYTHPLTMNLPIQYQHELALVEHTFQHDASVRFETLTPILIRKIGRHALQQTELLQPLQQIIRQNNEYSSLIQTLFEHQGNLSQAAEHLYIHRNTLTYRLQKFYKETGMQLQHLPDLVICYLCLF